The Desulfosoma sp. genomic interval CCACCCAGGGAGCGTATCCATATCTTTGCCGTGCGTGCCCTGCAGGAACGTTTTCTCTGTGAATACCCGGTGCCCTGCCAGATGGGAATCATGGAGGTGGAAGATCTTCGAACGGAAAGGTCAGAGCGCTTTGGGTATGCGGCCATTCACTTCGGAGGATTGGATTTACGTGTTTCGGTGAAACCTATGGAGAATCTCGCCTCTTTTGAGCCCTTGGTTCGAAACCTTCAGACCTGCGCCGTGGAAGGGACCGCTTCCATGCTGCGCTGTTTGGATGAATTGCCTGAGGCTGAAGCCTACTCTTTGAAGGATGTTCCCGAAGATGTGCGTATGGGAATTGCATCCAAGCTGGCGCAGGATCATCTCCGTTTCTATACGGAATTTCAAAAACGCTTCTTTAATGCTCACCAAGGGCTTTTATGGTCCTTGCGCGAATGGGGCATTACCCTGCCCTCAGACATTAAGGATTCGGTGCGGCGCGTTCTGGAGCGTCAGATCCTCGATGTTCTTGAACCGCTATTGCAAGAAGGAAACATGGAAGAAGGTCGTTTTCGCGAAAACGGAGGGGAGGGAACTTTTCGACGCCAAACCCTCTTGGCTCGCCTTGAATCTCTGCGCCTTTCTCTGGCCTCATGGGGTGTGTCTCAAGAGCTTCCTGAAGTGCACCGCGCTTTAACCCAAGCCGTGCGCAAGGAATTGCGTCGTCTTTTGGACTCCCAAACTCTTTACTTGGAAAGATTGTGTCTTCTCGTGGACGTCGCCCAAACACTTCAGGTGGCATTTCGCGATTGGTGGATTCCGACCCTGTGGTGGGAGCTGAGCAAGCATCTGCAAAGCGGCGACCTGAAGGGGGCTTACCGTTCCTGTTTACGCACTCTCGATGCACTGAGTGCCTGCACTTTTTCCCCGGATTCCTCCCCAGCCACGCCTAGGGCGGATTCCCATGGCCCTGACCAGTTGTCCTGAAAAGGGTTCCTCCGTTGCGCAAGAACCCTTTTCCCATATTTCAAAGCACACCACAGTCCCGATCATCTTTCCATGGGCCAAGAAACTTTAAAAGCAGAGGGGTTGTAAGGAGGTCGTCCCCTCAGTGGGCGGACACATAGGTCCGTCCCTAACGTTCTTTGGTCGTGGAAGGTTTCAGAGAATCCTGAAAGGACCCAAGTCTATGGAGTTTTGAGTAATCCGAGGGAAAAGGTCGACAAAAAAGTTTAAAGCTTTGGAAAGGATGTGCCGATAGCCGAAACAACACTGGAGAGAAACTGTTGGCAGCTCTGCAAAAAGACGGAGCTTTTCAGGGTCGAAGGCCTCTGGAAAGGAAAGGCGGTGCATGGAATTGGTAAAAAGACTGGGACTCCTTTTGAGTTTCCTGGTTTTGGGCTTTTCCATGCAGGGCTGTTCTTTTCGGGATCCTATTCACATCGGTTTTGTTGGTCCCATGACGGGGCGTTTTTCGGATCTGGGGGTACACGGACGCAACGGAGCCGTGCTTGCCGTGGAAGCCGTCAATGCTTCAGGAGGCGTGAACGGACACCCTTTTGAACTTCTCATAGAAGACGATGAAAGCACGGTTCCTGGGGCTTTAGCCGCCGTGGAACGACTGCTGTCTCAGGGCGTTCGTCTTGTTCTCGGTCCCATGACAACCACGCAAGTCTCGGCGGTGCTTCCCGCCGTGGATCAGGCCGACGGCGTGTGTCTTAGCCCGACGGCTTCTTCCCAAACCTTGGATGCTCGAAAAGATGCGCTGTTTCGCATGGCGCCTTCCGACCGTTTTCAAGTGGAACTGCTGGCAAAACGCATGTTGTTGGACCGACGGCTGCGCACTTTGGTCATCGTATGGGATGCCGACAATGAGGCTTATACCCGATCCTACGCTGAAGCCTCGGCGCAAGCCTATGTTCGCCGAGGAGGCATTGTTTTGGCACAGCATGCGTTTCGATCCTCCGTGCCGGGCTCGTGGAAACATCTGGCCATGCCCATTTTTCACGCCGGCTCCGATGCAGTGCTTGTGGTCGCTTCGGCCAAAGACACCGCTTACTTTTGTCAATGGCTTGCCAAGCAGGGGGTGACGGCCGCTTTGTTTACCTCCTTTTGGGCACGATCCCCGGAACTGCTTCTCTACGGGGGGCGCACGGTGGAAGGTCTGGAGCTGGTAAGCGCCGTGGATTTTGAGGACACCTCTTTGACCATGAAAGCCTTTGTGGACAAGTATCGACAGAGGTTTGGGAAAGCCCCAAACCAGGCCGCTGTCTTTAGTTTCGAAGCGGTGCGGCTCCTTGAACGTGCCATGGCACAATCCCTTTCCACGCATCTTCCTTTGCGAGA includes:
- a CDS encoding ABC transporter substrate-binding protein, which produces MELVKRLGLLLSFLVLGFSMQGCSFRDPIHIGFVGPMTGRFSDLGVHGRNGAVLAVEAVNASGGVNGHPFELLIEDDESTVPGALAAVERLLSQGVRLVLGPMTTTQVSAVLPAVDQADGVCLSPTASSQTLDARKDALFRMAPSDRFQVELLAKRMLLDRRLRTLVIVWDADNEAYTRSYAEASAQAYVRRGGIVLAQHAFRSSVPGSWKHLAMPIFHAGSDAVLVVASAKDTAYFCQWLAKQGVTAALFTSFWARSPELLLYGGRTVEGLELVSAVDFEDTSLTMKAFVDKYRQRFGKAPNQAAVFSFEAVRLLERAMAQSLSTHLPLRETLLEDHHLVGLTGPLRLNSSGDRLLPSIVEALVQGRFQVVYRAGETG